A single region of the Triticum dicoccoides isolate Atlit2015 ecotype Zavitan chromosome 2B, WEW_v2.0, whole genome shotgun sequence genome encodes:
- the LOC119367557 gene encoding uncharacterized protein LOC119367557 isoform X2 — protein sequence MGRPTDHRGAPPTNRRCQTGPDLPSTSCFFPSTRRPALSPFLPSSSPAMAARIQSMAAQFGRRPPDPGEGTTTTKRVEGSGGAAGDLTGSLPHLHGLPARPAVSHYVTAPTRSMVLVAPCFVVLLRQS from the exons ATGGGCCGGCCCACCGACCACCGCGGTGCTCCTCCCACCAACCGCCGCTGCCAAACAGGGCCGGATCTCCCCTCGACCTCCTGCTTCTTCCCGTCGACTCGCCGACCAGCCCTGTCCCCCTTCCTTCCATCTTCCTCCCCCGCCATGGCTGCCAGGATCCAATCCATGGCTGCCCAATTTGGCCGGCGACCCCCGGATCCAGGCGagggcaccaccaccaccaagcgcGTGGAGGGGAGTGGAGGGGCGGCGGGGGATCTCACCGGGTCTCTTCCCCACCTCCATGGTCTGCCTGCCCGTCCCGCCGTCAGCCACTACGTCACCGCACCGACCAGATCCATGGTGTTAGTCGCGCCGTGCTTTGTGGTGCTACTCCGTCAGAG TTAG
- the LOC119367557 gene encoding uncharacterized protein LOC119367557 isoform X1 gives MGRPTDHRGAPPTNRRCQTGPDLPSTSCFFPSTRRPALSPFLPSSSPAMAARIQSMAAQFGRRPPDPGEGTTTTKRVEGSGGAAGDLTGSLPHLHGLPARPAVSHYVTAPTRSMVLVAPCFVVLLRQSAQRRRCSAPPH, from the exons ATGGGCCGGCCCACCGACCACCGCGGTGCTCCTCCCACCAACCGCCGCTGCCAAACAGGGCCGGATCTCCCCTCGACCTCCTGCTTCTTCCCGTCGACTCGCCGACCAGCCCTGTCCCCCTTCCTTCCATCTTCCTCCCCCGCCATGGCTGCCAGGATCCAATCCATGGCTGCCCAATTTGGCCGGCGACCCCCGGATCCAGGCGagggcaccaccaccaccaagcgcGTGGAGGGGAGTGGAGGGGCGGCGGGGGATCTCACCGGGTCTCTTCCCCACCTCCATGGTCTGCCTGCCCGTCCCGCCGTCAGCCACTACGTCACCGCACCGACCAGATCCATGGTGTTAGTCGCGCCGTGCTTTGTGGTGCTACTCCGTCAGAG TGCACAGAGGCGGCGCTGCAGTGCACCTCCACACTGA